From a single Miscanthus floridulus cultivar M001 chromosome 8, ASM1932011v1, whole genome shotgun sequence genomic region:
- the LOC136477746 gene encoding photosynthetic NDH subunit of lumenal location 3, chloroplastic-like, whose protein sequence is MDQGMELRGCVCRIKSSALELLSMEEDLTTDLDDDLWDLVRRDLQLKATFLYIDLNRVIACNQCEDRREEITLLANDFFYFMDELGDAVANRSVSVVKLCYGDAAQALREVVAAVAPPAAA, encoded by the exons ATGGATCAGGGGATGGAGCTGAGGGGATGCGTTTGTCGGATCAAGAGCTCGGCACTTGAGCTTCTGTCCATGGAGGAGGATCTGACGACTGATCTGGATGATGACCTGTGGGATTTGGTCAGGAGGGATCTCCAGCTAAAGGCCACCTTCCTGTACATTGACCTGAATCGTGTGATTGCCTGCAACCAGTGCGAGGATCGCAGGGAGGAGATCACCCTTCTCGCCAatgatttcttctacttcatGGATGAG CTGGGTGATGCTGTGGCGAACCGGAGCGTCTCCGTCGTGAAGCTGTGCTACGGCGACGCGGCTCAGGCGCTCCGTGAGGTAGTCGCCGCCGTTGCGCCGCCGGCAGCAGCCTGA
- the LOC136477744 gene encoding uncharacterized protein isoform X2 — translation MFVREEWESEISSVMQMSTDPNNYGNLKYSAPLAVEWSYLELQMLNDGLNKYANEPGIMKYIKIAAMLPDKTVRDVAMRCQWMAARKEATRRQKPEEHYPGKKTKDRKDKMAEPSSWGTNPPVQTEMRSSSFIPQNAKNNGFISGDSQIDRGMLNILEENARLLNQIEVNILTSQAYNNIDLFHHARRNINGLQQSMSQIPGIMSKMPPLPVSVDERLASYILPRAPMVQVLGSSHLKEEPRVW, via the exons ATGTTCGTGAGGGAGGAGTGGGAGAGCGAAATTTCTTCTGTTATGCAGATGTCAACAGATCCTAACAACTATGGG AACCTCAAGTATAGTGCACCGTTGGCTGTGGAGTGGTCCTATCTGGAGCTGCAAATGTTGAATGATGGCCTCAACAA GTATGCAAATGAACCAGGAATCATGAAGTACATAAAGATAGCAGCCATGTTACCAGACAAGACAGTAAGAGATGTTGCCATGAGATGTCAATGGATGGCAGCG AGAAAAGAAGCTACAAGACGACAGAAACCTGAAGAACACTATCCTGGAAAAAAGACAAAAGATAGGAAG GATAAAATGGCTGAGCCGTCATCATGGGGTACCAATCCTCCTGTTCAGACTGAGATGAGATCTTCCTCATTTATTCCTCAGAACGCCAAAAACAATGGATTTATCTCTGGAG ACTCTCAAATTGACCGTGGAATGCTAAATATATTGGAAGAAAATGCTCGACTACTCAATCAAATAGAAGTAAATATTTTAACATCACAG GCTTATAACAACATTGATCTTTTCCATCACGCAAGAAGGAACATCAATGGTCTTCAACAAAG CATGAGCCAAATTCCCGGAATAATGAGCAAGATGCCCCCATTGCCTGTTTCGGTGGATGAAAGGCTAGCTAGCTACATACTCCCTCGTGCTCCTATG GTACAAGTTCTTGGCAGCAGTCATTTGAAAGAAGAACCAAGAGTATGGTAG
- the LOC136477744 gene encoding uncharacterized protein isoform X1: MFVREEWESEISSVMQMSTDPNNYGVFPHSFCNQHVVSFQTSSITSGSGAIPVCLDTSSGTNGNMAMLNTTSSTIVSTGSPNMISDSSCQNLKYSAPLAVEWSYLELQMLNDGLNKYANEPGIMKYIKIAAMLPDKTVRDVAMRCQWMAARKEATRRQKPEEHYPGKKTKDRKDKMAEPSSWGTNPPVQTEMRSSSFIPQNAKNNGFISGDSQIDRGMLNILEENARLLNQIEVNILTSQAYNNIDLFHHARRNINGLQQSMSQIPGIMSKMPPLPVSVDERLASYILPRAPMVQVLGSSHLKEEPRVW; this comes from the exons ATGTTCGTGAGGGAGGAGTGGGAGAGCGAAATTTCTTCTGTTATGCAGATGTCAACAGATCCTAACAACTATGGGGTATTTCCACATTCATTCTGCAACCAACATGTGGTTTCCTTTCAGACGAGTTCAATTACCAGTGGATCAGGAGCCATACCAGTTTGTCTAGACACTTCCAGTGGAACGAATGGCAATATGGCGATGTTGAACACTACATCTTCAACAATTGTATCCACTGGTTCACCAAACATGATTTCTGATTCTTCTTGCCAGAACCTCAAGTATAGTGCACCGTTGGCTGTGGAGTGGTCCTATCTGGAGCTGCAAATGTTGAATGATGGCCTCAACAA GTATGCAAATGAACCAGGAATCATGAAGTACATAAAGATAGCAGCCATGTTACCAGACAAGACAGTAAGAGATGTTGCCATGAGATGTCAATGGATGGCAGCG AGAAAAGAAGCTACAAGACGACAGAAACCTGAAGAACACTATCCTGGAAAAAAGACAAAAGATAGGAAG GATAAAATGGCTGAGCCGTCATCATGGGGTACCAATCCTCCTGTTCAGACTGAGATGAGATCTTCCTCATTTATTCCTCAGAACGCCAAAAACAATGGATTTATCTCTGGAG ACTCTCAAATTGACCGTGGAATGCTAAATATATTGGAAGAAAATGCTCGACTACTCAATCAAATAGAAGTAAATATTTTAACATCACAG GCTTATAACAACATTGATCTTTTCCATCACGCAAGAAGGAACATCAATGGTCTTCAACAAAG CATGAGCCAAATTCCCGGAATAATGAGCAAGATGCCCCCATTGCCTGTTTCGGTGGATGAAAGGCTAGCTAGCTACATACTCCCTCGTGCTCCTATG GTACAAGTTCTTGGCAGCAGTCATTTGAAAGAAGAACCAAGAGTATGGTAG